The nucleotide sequence atcatgctgtttaatcagcttcttgatatgccccacctgtcagttggatggattgtcttggcaaagaagaaacgcccactaacagggatgtaaacaaatttgtaaaaataaaaatgtagaacattttgaacttttctgcaatcttttatttcagcttatgaaacatgggaccaacactttatatgttgcgtctatatttttgttcagtaaatatCTAAGATATTtatgattataataataataagaagaagaaggTGTATTACATTTGTAAAGCGCATTTCATTATACAGAATAAATATAAAATGAACAGGGAAACTGACACAAAGAACACAGCTGAAGCTACAAGGGACAATGAAACCAATGAGCACCGCTATCAACATAAAGCCTTCCTGAAGAGAAAGGTCTTCAGTCCCGCTTTTTAGGCCCGTTTGATGTAATTATAATCTGCTACTATTTGCTGTACTTTAAAGGCAATGTGCAAAATAActttctattataatacagtattTACAAAATACGTATGTtatgagttgaaaaataaatccatacatatttaaaaaaaatatttatacaaTGCCTCTAAGATAATGAAAGAACGTCACAACACTGAATCAGTGTTGAAGATTTGTGTCCACGTAACAGGAATTCTATAGGCTTGGGAGAGGAAAAGGCTAGCAGTACAGAGGCTTACTAGGAACTGAAATCGCTGAGCCTGGTGCAAGGTGAAAAGGTGGTGCATTTCCGTAATGCTTACCTGATATTTCCTTTGTTCTATGCTTATGGTACAGAATCAACTATAACTATATACAACTACATTTTAGTAACTTTGCATTATACATTACATGTTCAAATCTGTCCTTATAGAATGATGCATTATTCTTACAGTGCTACACACTTATTTTGGTTTGCAACTCTCTCACGTACTTTTAAATTCTTATTTCTAAGAAATATTGACAGAAATCACTTTCTATTAGTAATTGAACAGACCGAGCGACTAACTTCAACCATAAAATTAGACCTACAGTATGAGGTATGGGGAGATTCTGGTTTGACAGCTTTAAACCACACACAGGTCACAATTATTTTTTTTCATTCTGAGTTACAGTATTGCACTAATGCTGTACTGTACAGCATTGTAACGTTAAGCGCCATGTCTATTTACTTGAACCAGTCCATCATTTCCAAGCATTTCAAAAAACTGGCTGTAACGGAGAGGGACCTCTACAGATCATGACCGGGCTCAATTCCCATGATGCTTTATATCATGTCCGATGTCTCAGTCCTGTGAAgcattgttgttgttgatgactTTCCTCTTGCGCAATGACACCAGGTCGTAGAAGGGATCCTTGGTGATACTTGCTctgagggaaagacagagagaaaaataagACAAGTGTTCAAATGATCATCATCATCAAGTTCACTTTATCCTATTGATTGCCAGTTGTGTCCTGGTGCCAGGACACAACTGTCATTTGGGATGTCATTTGTGAAGTGTATGGCGTGTAGTACAGGTATGTGTTAAGCCTGGGTTGAGGTGTCTGACCTGATGGAGCCTATCCAGTCATCTCTCTCATCTGCTGTGGCTGCACTCATCCTGTAGGACTGGTGTTTCCCCTCCACCACCCTGCCTCCGTTCTCTGTCTTGCACGCCTTGATCTTCTGCCCTCTGGGGTTGTAGATCTCTAGACAATACTGCTCACAAAGaagcacacacatgcatacaaatgTTCACAAACACATACCCAAGCCAAATTACTGgtaataactttttttttaaaggaaatgATCCCATAGTATATTGTTCTAATTACTCCTAATCTTCCAGTTAAAACCTTCCTTTCTCATACGGAGGCTATGAGTCATACAGTGCCATGACAGCTAAGAGAGTAGCTTCTGTAAATGTGACTTCTGCACAGACTATGAGACTGAAACACCATAGAACAGGTGGCACTGCCATAAACCTTAAAAAGAAGTATGCAGTCAGTGGAATACACTGTACCTGTTTGATAGAGtcttctatctctctcacacagaggttCTCAAGGGGAATGATTCCTATGGGGTCTTTATcctgagggaggaggagagagagatgctttGGTCAAGGACTATCATTTAGCAGTAACTACTATCATCTTTTATCCTAAATTCCATTACTGGCAAACCCTGTGACAAAGTTGAGGGTATAGCATACTCACTGTGGTATACTCAAAGTAGTACAGACAGCTGTCTGTCAAAATAAACCACCGCCTCTTCCATGTTTTCACCCTTCCTCCTGCAGAGAGGAAAGGTTAACATTTCATTACACAAATAAAACGTTTAATCATAAAATTCTCCATCCAACACACTCCATAAAGGAAATCAGATCATTCTGTGGTAAGCTTATTTTTAATGCTTGGTAATGGCACAATTATAAGACAATTCCCTCAGCTAGTTATATTGCAAATCATCTCACCCATTTTGAGCAGCCAACCCTCTCTGTCCGGGTTGAAGAAGGTGTGTGTGAGGTCGTTCCCATCATCCTCTGGAATTTTGAATGGCTCGTTCCGAATGCTCTCATAGAGTTTCTGGATTTAATGAGGTAGTAGATGAGAGTTAACTACAGCTACAGACAACAACAACCAAATAGGGGTCACATTCTGAGAGTGGAGTTAactcctgacctctgacccctgaggACTCACCATGAGCAGGTCGTTGGGCAGGTCACCCCCGTTGTTGATGCCTCTGTTCATACTGAAGAAGCGCTCCAGAGTGGGCTTGTCCTTCACGTTGGGGTTATGGAGACTGGTGTTCAGCATGATGACGGCAAAGGACAGGATGTAGCAGGTGTCTGTTTGAAACACCCACACATTTCATTACTGTTGGGTCAATGATATGTATTTGCATCCTTAATCAGCATCACCTTTGTGAAATGATTTGAATATGCCTCAAAATGTACTCCTCAACCCCCTCCCCATCTGTCTTGCTGATCTGTCAGTGTAGGGAGTCAGCAGCATGGTAGAGGAGGCTGGTTCCTGTgcactacagtactgtacagtacctgTTGACTGGAAGACCCCTGCATTACAGTCACAGTAGCGTGTAGCGAATGCCTCCATCATCCTATCAATCTTCTGGGCTTCTCCAGGGAGACGGAAACTCCACAGGAACTGCCTACAGGGATGAGGCAGGGAACAGACAGGGATCAGACAGGATTTACTGTGGAAATGAATATAATAATGAGAATATATTCATGTATGAGTGTAAGAGATACACCAGTGTAGTGCAGCACTAACCTCAGTGCCTGCACCAGATTCAGGTCAGAGAACTCGTGTAGTTCTACAAAGGCTTTCAGAGTTTGAAGGTGCATTTCCTCCCTGCATGAACACAAACAAGAGTCAAATCAGTGATATGGAGATTATTGAGATAATGAGTGGTTATGACAGTCATCATTATCCCCATCAACAAAGCCATCATTATCCTGGTCATGTTCAGAAGCATTGTGTACCTCTCTCCTAAAAAGTTCCCAATGGCTGTCTTGTTCAGTCCTTCCTCTTTGTATAGGAACTCAGCCACTGCCTCTGCTGTCCACTCCAACAGGTCATTGTCAACCAGGTACTGAATACCCTGGGGGAAGAGGCCATGACAAGTCAATGAACATGTTTGAACTTGGAAGATATGAATGCATTATCGCATACTTGTATgtgtaataaaaaaaatagcagaAATCATAATGAGGTCCAAAGCACTGTGATGTGCAGTAGTGGTCATGGACATATGAAATATTCTGTATGTATTGTCTGCCATTCTGAGAGAGCCACCAGAAGCAATATATCTTCTTATATCTAAACAATGCAGACCTTCCAGCTAAAGAAACCAATGATCTGCTTGATTGGATCTCTAGCCTCTGCACACACCCAAACACAGGCTTTTCTCCAGGGCGGTCATACAGGCCAGGCTTTTCTCCAGGGCGGTAATACAGGCCAGGCTTTTCTCCAGGGTGGTCATACAGGCCAGGCTTTTCTCCAGGGCGATAATACAGGCCAGGCTTTTCTCCAGGGTGGTCATACAGGCCAGGCTTTTCTCCAGGGTGGTCATACAGGCCAGGCTTTTCTCCAGGGTGGTCATACAGGCCAGGCCTTTCTCCAGGGTGGTCATACAGGCCAGGCTTTTCTCCAGGGTGGTCATACAGGCCAGGCTTTTCTCCAGGGTGGCCATACAGGCCAGGCTTTTCTCCAGGGTGGTCATATAGGCCAGGCTTTTCTCCAGGGTGGTCATACAGGCTAGGCTTTTCTCCAGGGTGGTCATACCGGCTAGGCTTTTCTCCAGGGTGGTCATACAGGCCAGGCTTTTCTCCAGGGTGGCCATACAGGCCAGGCTTGTCTCCAGGGTGGTCATACCGGCTTTTCTCCAGGGCGGTAAATACAGGGCAGGCTTTTCTCCAGGGTGGTCATACCGGTTAGGCTTTTCTCCAGGGTGGTCATACCGGCTAGGCTTTTCTCCAGGGTGGTCATACAGGCCAGGCTTTTCTCCAGGGTGGCCATACCGGCTAGGCTTTTC is from Salvelinus namaycush isolate Seneca chromosome 41, SaNama_1.0, whole genome shotgun sequence and encodes:
- the LOC120034297 gene encoding cytohesin-3-like; this translates as MFPVQSHSLSNTSNMGSQRKDSFLWGKASTMLSSMERQEIDTMKFHKSDLLDDIQKLRLEINSVMTEIHNIEADEENKNVVRNKRFLSGKKKFNMDPKKGIQYLVDNDLLEWTAEAVAEFLYKEEGLNKTAIGNFLGEREEMHLQTLKAFVELHEFSDLNLVQALRQFLWSFRLPGEAQKIDRMMEAFATRYCDCNAGVFQSTDTCYILSFAVIMLNTSLHNPNVKDKPTLERFFSMNRGINNGGDLPNDLLMKLYESIRNEPFKIPEDDGNDLTHTFFNPDREGWLLKMGGRVKTWKRRWFILTDSCLYYFEYTTDKDPIGIIPLENLCVREIEDSIKQYCLEIYNPRGQKIKACKTENGGRVVEGKHQSYRMSAATADERDDWIGSIRASITKDPFYDLVSLRKRKVINNNNASQD